The following coding sequences are from one Microcoleus sp. FACHB-831 window:
- a CDS encoding TIGR03943 family putative permease subunit — translation MTVRASQPSRSNRFWVFFVVEWLDVLAIAAWGILLLKYWFTGELKLLIHPHYFWLVLLTAICLLILSALKAWNLVISRLRTPSRREKAPTPSVGHITLFPPGWSSGLLLATAILGLLVAPKIFTSQTAVQRGVNESLTITRSKTQSFRTSGRSEERSLIDWVRTLNVYPEPDAYIGKKAKVQGFVVYPPELPEQYLLITRFVITCCAADAYPVALPVKLTGSRKDYPTDTWLEVEGKMIAETQQDKRQLIIEASSVKKIPPVSDPYAY, via the coding sequence ATGACTGTTAGAGCCTCACAACCTTCTCGATCTAATCGATTTTGGGTCTTCTTTGTAGTGGAATGGTTGGATGTCTTAGCGATCGCCGCTTGGGGCATCTTGCTACTAAAATACTGGTTCACTGGTGAGTTAAAGCTGCTGATTCACCCACATTATTTTTGGTTAGTCTTGCTCACCGCCATTTGCTTATTAATCTTGAGCGCTTTAAAAGCTTGGAACCTGGTCATTTCCCGCCTGCGAACCCCATCTCGACGAGAAAAAGCTCCCACTCCCAGCGTTGGGCACATCACTCTGTTTCCCCCTGGTTGGAGTAGCGGGCTGTTGCTGGCAACAGCAATACTAGGTTTGTTAGTTGCCCCCAAAATCTTCACTAGCCAAACAGCCGTTCAACGGGGCGTCAACGAGTCTCTCACCATAACACGCTCCAAAACTCAATCTTTTCGCACTTCAGGCCGATCTGAAGAGCGATCGCTTATTGACTGGGTGCGGACGCTTAATGTTTATCCCGAACCGGATGCATACATAGGCAAAAAAGCCAAAGTCCAGGGGTTTGTTGTATATCCGCCTGAACTGCCAGAGCAATATCTGCTAATAACTAGATTTGTAATAACCTGCTGTGCCGCCGATGCCTATCCCGTAGCGCTGCCAGTGAAGCTTACAGGAAGTCGTAAAGACTATCCCACCGACACATGGTTAGAAGTAGAAGGTAAAATGATTGCCGAAACTCAA